The sequence below is a genomic window from Citricoccus muralis.
CTGGCGCTCTACGGTGGTAGCCCTGACGGAACACTGATTCCGCTGCGCATCGCCGATGCCGCCGCTCGGCTGCTGCAGCCTGGGGGACTGTTCCTGATGGAACACGATGAAACCCACGCAACGGCACTTGTCGAGGCCTTGCAAACCTCAGGATTCTGGGACGCGGTCACCGTGCACCTCGACCTTGCTGACCGGCCACGGTTCCTGTCTGCCCGCCGTGCTGACCTCGTCGTTCCACGACCAGGCCCTGTTGAGGTGTAAGAATAGAGCCGTGAGCGAGCTGTTTGACTGCACCGATGAGACCACCCGCGCCGAAGGCATCGCTGCCGCTGTCGAAGCGGTGGGCCGTCGCGGATGCGTGGTGCTCCCCACCGACACCGTCTACGGCATTGGTGCCGACGCATTTTCCCCGCAGGCTGTTGCCGTGCTCCTTGCTGCTAAGGGCCGCGGACGCACCATGCCACCGCCGGTGCTGATCGCCCACCCGCGGGTGCTGGATGGTCTGGCCATTGACGTCACCGAACAGACCCGCGCGCTGGCCGAGGCTTTCTGGCCCGGTGGACTGACCCTCATCGTGGTTGCGCAACCCTCACTCACCTGGGATCTGGGGGAGACCCGGGGTACCGTCGCGCTGCGCGTTCCTGACGACGAGATTGCCCGCACGCTCCTGGAACAGACTGGTCCGCTGGCGGTTTCCTCGGCGAATCGTCACGGGCAAGAAGCCGCGCACACCGCCGAACAAGCCCGCGAAGCACTCGCCGAATCCGTGGAGGTTTACCTCGACGGCGGCGAACGCTCCGACTCAGCCTCCTCTACCATCATCGACTGCACCGTGGTGCCCCCGCGCGTGGTGCGCTCCGGTGCGATCAGCATCGAACGGATCCGCGAAGTGGTCCCCGAGGTCCTGGATCTCTGCGACGACGAGCCCTGCGAGGACGACGAGGGTACGCCTACCGCATGAAGGTCTATCTCCTCCTGATGCTGATGGCAGCTCTGATGAGCTTCGTCATCACGCCTGCCGTGCGGGTGATCGGCGTTCGCGGCCGGGTCTACACCCCGCGGCGGAAACGCGATATGCACCGCGAGCCGATCCCTAAACTCGGGGGAGTGGCGATGGCGGCCGCGGTGTTGGGCGGGCTTTGTATCGCCGGAACCATTCCCTTTCTTGACGGCATCTTCATGAACCCGGATCCCATTCGCGGATTGCTGGTGGCGCTGCTGATCATCATCGTGGTCGGCGTCGCCGATGACCTCTGGGATTTGCACTGGACCATGAAACTGGCCGGCCAGGTCAGCGCCGGGCTCATGGTGGCCCTGGGCGGAATCCGCGTCGAAGCTATGCCCGTGGGGTGGATTCCCGTCGGGAATGAAGCCGCGCAAATCATTCTTACCGTGTTCGTGGTGGTGCTGACCATGAACGCCTTCAACTTTATCGACGGTCTCGACGGACTCGCCGCTGGTGTTGCGGTGATCGGCGGCTCGGCCTTCTTCCTGTACAGCTATCTGCTCACCCGCACGATCAATGCCTACGACTACTCCAATATGGCCACCATGCTGATGGCACTACTGGTGGGTGCCTGCGCCGGATTCTTGCCGCATAACTTCCAACCCGCGCGTATCTTCATGGGTGAGGTGGGCGCCCTGCTCATCGGTCTGCTGATGGCTACCGCGGCCGTCGCAGTCACCGCTGATGTGGGTGCCCTGGCCGGGTTCCGTTTCCGGAACGTGCCTGCCTATATGCCGATTCTGTTGCCCCTGGCCGTCATGCTGCTGCCGCTGCTCGATCTGCTGATGGCGGTGATCCGCCGCACCGCACGACGCAGTAGTCCGTTCTCTGCGGACCGCGGGCACATTCACCACAAACTCGTCGACGGCGGCTACACCCATCGTCAGGCGGTGTTGCTGCTATACCTGTGGGCTTTTGTGGTCGCCTACGGTGTGGTTGCTCTGAACTACTTCCGATCCGACGTGGTGCTCATCGTCATCGGTGTCGCGTTGGTGGCCATGCTCGTGTTGACCCTGTGGCCGTGGATCGTGCGCCGGCTGTACTACCGAAAATTGCGGCAGTTACGCGCCGCCCGAGCCGCCAAAACGGCCCAGCTGTTGGATGCTGAACAAGCGTCTTTGACCAAGACGGAACAACGGAGAGTGACCCGTGAAAGACAATAAGCACGGCTGGTGGGGCATCCTGCGTGACGCAGCAATCTGGAGCCTGGCGGGGGTAGCCATCACCGCCATCGTTTTTGCCGTCCTCCAGGGCGGTGCGGCCGTTGCCTCCGTGGCCGTGGGTGGTCTGGCCATCATCGTGTTGTCGTCACTGACCCTTGTGGGAATTGCCGCCGTCTGGCGACAGCACCGCAACGCCGCTGTTCCCCTGGCGATGGGGTTGTTCATCCTGAAGATTGTGCTCTTTGGCATGGCTCTCACCATGATTCCGGCACCAGGCTGGCTCGAAACCGTTCCGGCGGCCATTGGAGCGATCGTCGCCATCGTGGCGTGGCAAGCCGGGGAAGTGCTTGCGTTCGCGCGAACGCGCCATCAGCTCTACAATGTGTAGAAAAGAACCAACCTGGTTCTCTTTGATCGAATCCTCGTGATCCGCGCACCGCGCGATACTTCGGATCCATTGGTGACCCTCAATAACCTTCAGATCCGAAACAAATAGGAAAATCTTCCTGACGAAACTGGTCTCAAGACAACGTGGAGCCCCAGTGTTTGGTAGGGTGAACGAGGATCAAATACGACATCGTCGAGGCTTTGGTTCATCCGTGCCAGCTTGCTCGCTACCTCCTGCTCATGATGAGGGGAAGAGTCGCGAAGACTGTAGAGAGGAAAAGCGTGCTTCCGCTCCTGCTCGCCAGCTCCACCACCGACGGTGGCTTCTCCGCCCCCACGATCAGCGAAACCCATCTTCCGGAAATCATTCCGTGGGCAGCCGAATGGGGCACCGGTTTCGGTAAGCAGATGCTGATGATCATCCTCTCGGTGATCCTCATCTCCGCGTTCTTCATGATCGCGATGCGCAAGCCCAACCTCGTTCCCGGCAAGATTCAGTGGTTGGCTGAGTCAGGCTACGCATTCGTGCGTAACTCCATCGCCCGGGACATCATCGGTGAGAAGCAATTCAAGGCCTGGGTGCCGTTGCTCTTCGGACTGTTCTTCTTCGTCCTTCTGAACAACCTCTTCGGAGCGATTCCGTTCCTTCAGCTGCCGAGCTTCTCTCATGCCGGCGCTGCCTACGCCCTGGCCGTGATCGTCTACATCATCTGGATCGGCGTCGGTGTCCGTCACCATGGCATCAAGTACTTCAAGCTGGCTGTTGTACCTTCCGGTGTTCCCGGCTGGATCCTCCCGCTGCTGGTGCCGCTGGAGATCATCTCGAATTTCATCGTCCGTCCGCTTACGCATTCCCTGCGTCTGATGGCCACCATGCTCTCGGGCCACATGATCGTGATGCTGGCTGGCTCGGGCGCCGCCTACCTGATCACCGAATCTGGAAGCCTTGCCATGCAGGGAACCGGTGTGCTCGTGATCATCGGCTCGGTGGCCCTGTACTTCCTGGAACTGCTGATCATGTACCTCCAGGCTTTCGTCTTCACCCTGTTGACTGCGATCTACATTCAGGGTGCTCTAGCGGCCAACGACCACTAGTTTCCGAAGCCGGGTGTCACCCCTGCGGTGCATTGGGCCTCGATACAACTGAAAAGCTCTGTCGCTCTGCTTGCAGATCGACGAAGGTGAGTTCAACACCCACCAATCTTCTCGGGCCGGTACCCTCCGGAATCTGCCGGGAATACCTCCGCAACCTGCCGAACATCGGCATCTTGAAAGGAACACCATGGAACTGCACGGTTCACTGAACATGATCGGCTACGGCCTGGCATCCATCGGCTCCGCCATCGGCGTGGGTCTGATCTTCGCTGCTTACATCAACGGCGTTGCACGTCAGCCTGAGGCACAGCGCATCCTGCAGCCGATCGCCCTGCTGGGCTTCGCTCTGGCAGAAGCACTGGCCATCCTTGGCCTGGTGTTCGCCTTCGTTATCGGCGCCTGACACAACGGCCATCCACGGTCGAGTTCGCTCGGCCACCCATGACTGGAAATTCACCTAAAGGATGGTTGATTCATGATCAGGTCTGAAATGGTCATTGCAGCCGCCGAGGGCGCCAACCCACTGATCCCCAACTGGTGGGAAGTGCTTGTCACGGCGACCGGCTTCGCTGTGCTGATGTTCATCGTGGTCAAGTTCGTCGTACCGGCACTTGAGAAGTCCTACCAGGACCGCGTCGATGCCATCGAGGGCGGACTGGAGCGTGCCGAGGCCGCTCAGGCTGAAGCAAATGCAATGAAGGCTGATTACCAGCAGCAGTTGCAGGACGCTCGCGCTGAGGCCAGCCAGGTGCGCGAGGAAGCTCGCATTGAAGCGGCCCAGATCGTTGCTGAGGCACGTGAGCGCGCGTCCGAAGAGGCGGCTCGCATCACCGAACAGGCATCGGTTCAGATTGCTGCGGAGCGCAACCAGGCTGTGTCCTCGTTGCGTACCGAGGTCGGCACGCTGGCTAGTTCTCTCGCTGCCAAGATCATCGGCGAATCCCTCGATGACGACGAGCGTTCGCGCCGTGTTGTTGATCGGTTCCTCGCAGATCTCGAGCGCGATCAGGCAGTACAGTCCACCGCTTCGAGTGCAGGTGCATCTGAGTAATGGCTGGAGCATCACGCGATTCATTGGCACAGGTCAAGACTGAGGCCGAACAGGCGCTGTCGACCGGAGGCATCGAACTGTCCGAGCAGCTCTTTGCAGCGTTGGCAGTGATAGACGACAACGGTTCGTTGCGGCGTTCACTGACGGACCCCACGTGGGAACCGGCGAAGCGCCGTGCTCTGGCGGCACAGGTTTTCGGTGCGCACGTGAGTGACGCCACTCGTCAGGTACTGGAGGCAGCTGTCGCTGCCCGGTGGTCTCACGAGCGCGACCTCGGCGATGCACTGGAGCACCTGGCTGTGCTGGCTGCGGCTGGTGCCGCTGAACGTGGCGGTCTTGACGGGTTGAAGAATCTGGTAGCCGAGCTGCTGGGTTTCCGTACCGCTGTGGAGTC
It includes:
- a CDS encoding L-threonylcarbamoyladenylate synthase, encoding MSELFDCTDETTRAEGIAAAVEAVGRRGCVVLPTDTVYGIGADAFSPQAVAVLLAAKGRGRTMPPPVLIAHPRVLDGLAIDVTEQTRALAEAFWPGGLTLIVVAQPSLTWDLGETRGTVALRVPDDEIARTLLEQTGPLAVSSANRHGQEAAHTAEQAREALAESVEVYLDGGERSDSASSTIIDCTVVPPRVVRSGAISIERIREVVPEVLDLCDDEPCEDDEGTPTA
- a CDS encoding MraY family glycosyltransferase produces the protein MKVYLLLMLMAALMSFVITPAVRVIGVRGRVYTPRRKRDMHREPIPKLGGVAMAAAVLGGLCIAGTIPFLDGIFMNPDPIRGLLVALLIIIVVGVADDLWDLHWTMKLAGQVSAGLMVALGGIRVEAMPVGWIPVGNEAAQIILTVFVVVLTMNAFNFIDGLDGLAAGVAVIGGSAFFLYSYLLTRTINAYDYSNMATMLMALLVGACAGFLPHNFQPARIFMGEVGALLIGLLMATAAVAVTADVGALAGFRFRNVPAYMPILLPLAVMLLPLLDLLMAVIRRTARRSSPFSADRGHIHHKLVDGGYTHRQAVLLLYLWAFVVAYGVVALNYFRSDVVLIVIGVALVAMLVLTLWPWIVRRLYYRKLRQLRAARAAKTAQLLDAEQASLTKTEQRRVTRERQ
- the atpB gene encoding F0F1 ATP synthase subunit A, with protein sequence MLPLLLASSTTDGGFSAPTISETHLPEIIPWAAEWGTGFGKQMLMIILSVILISAFFMIAMRKPNLVPGKIQWLAESGYAFVRNSIARDIIGEKQFKAWVPLLFGLFFFVLLNNLFGAIPFLQLPSFSHAGAAYALAVIVYIIWIGVGVRHHGIKYFKLAVVPSGVPGWILPLLVPLEIISNFIVRPLTHSLRLMATMLSGHMIVMLAGSGAAYLITESGSLAMQGTGVLVIIGSVALYFLELLIMYLQAFVFTLLTAIYIQGALAANDH
- a CDS encoding F0F1 ATP synthase subunit C, producing MELHGSLNMIGYGLASIGSAIGVGLIFAAYINGVARQPEAQRILQPIALLGFALAEALAILGLVFAFVIGA
- a CDS encoding F0F1 ATP synthase subunit B; this translates as MIRSEMVIAAAEGANPLIPNWWEVLVTATGFAVLMFIVVKFVVPALEKSYQDRVDAIEGGLERAEAAQAEANAMKADYQQQLQDARAEASQVREEARIEAAQIVAEARERASEEAARITEQASVQIAAERNQAVSSLRTEVGTLASSLAAKIIGESLDDDERSRRVVDRFLADLERDQAVQSTASSAGASE